The Erigeron canadensis isolate Cc75 chromosome 4, C_canadensis_v1, whole genome shotgun sequence genome window below encodes:
- the LOC122596212 gene encoding common plant regulatory factor 1-like isoform X2 produces MVSSEEVKDSKSEDTSSPPQEQQQTTHAYSDWAAMQAYYGPRMVMPPYFNPAIASGHPHPPYMWGPMQHMMPPYGAMYPHGGVYTHPGVTISAKSTGNSDQGLIKKLKEVDGLAMSIGNINGGSAENGNSNSGETGGSSEGSERNITEGAKNGRKKRRGGSSTSSEVGKTEHHDATGGSKKVIGVTVTPGKMAISTDSGSEFEVKMSPATPNMTMVPSTGILQNERELKREKRKQSNRESARRSRLRKQAEAEELGAKVESLTGENLKLKSEINRLTVNSDHLKLQNAKLLEKLKKTRLEEATEDPRPEKSLSLSTANLLARVDNGSGSVVGEATSSGSGAPLHQLMDASPRADAVAAS; encoded by the exons ATGGTTAGCTCTGAAGAAGTAAAGGATTCCAAGTCTGAAGACACGTCTTCGCCTCCTCAG GAGCAGCAGCAGACCACTCATGCATATTCTGATTGGGCAGCCATGCAG GCTTATTATGGCCCCAGAATGGTTATGCCACCATACTTCAATCCGGCTATTGCGTCTGGTCATCCTCATCCGCCTTATATGTGGGGTCCAATGCAG CATATGATGCCACCTTATGGTGCAATGTATCCACATGGAGGTGTTTACACACATCCAGGAGTCACCATT TCAGCTAAGTCAACAGGGAATTCAGATCAAGGCTTAATTAAGAAGTTGAAAGAAGTTGATGGGTTGGCAATGTCAATAGGGAACATTAATGGAGGCAGTGCTGAAAATGGAAACTCTAATAG TGGGGAGACAGGAGGTTCTAGTGAAGGAAGTGAAAGGAATATTACAGAG GGAGCTAAAAATGGCCGGAAAAAGAGACGTGGGGGATCATCTACGAGTT CTGAAGTTGGCAAAACTGAGCACCATGATGCAACTGGAGGCTCCAAGAAAGTGATAGGTGTCACAGTTACTCCCGGGAAGATGGCCATTTCTACTGACTCAGGAAGCGAGTTTGAAGTTAAGATGTCTCCTGCAACTCCTAACATGACCATGGTGCCCAGCACTGGCATACTTCAG AATGAGCGAGAACTGAAAAGGGAGAAAAGAAAGCAGTCAAACCGAGAATCTGCCAGGAGGTCAAGATTAAGGAAACAG GCTGAAGCTGAAGAACTTGGTGCTAAAGTAGAATCCCTCACTGGCGAAAACTTGAAACTCAAGTCTGAGATTAACCGGTTAACTGTTAATTCAGATCATCTGAAGCTTCAAAATGCTAAACTACTG GAAAAACTTAAGAAAACACGACTTGAAGAAGCCACAGAAGATCCAAGGCCCGAAAAAAGTTTGTCTTTGAGCACTGCTAACCTTCTCGCTAGAGTTGACAACGGTTCAGGTTCTGTTGTTGGAGAGGCCACCAGCTCTGGTTCTGGTGCACCCCTGCATCAACTTATGGATGCTAGCCCCAGAGCTGATGCTGTTGCTGCAAGCTAA
- the LOC122596212 gene encoding common plant regulatory factor 1-like isoform X1, producing the protein MVSSEEVKDSKSEDTSSPPQEQQQTTHAYSDWAAMQAYYGPRMVMPPYFNPAIASGHPHPPYMWGPMQHMMPPYGAMYPHGGVYTHPGVTISAKSTGNSDQGLIKKLKEVDGLAMSIGNINGGSAENGNSNSGETGGSSEGSERNITEGAKNGRKKRRGGSSTSSEVGKTEHHDATGGSKKVIGVTVTPGKMAISTDSGSEFEVKMSPATPNMTMVPSTGILQVHGNERELKREKRKQSNRESARRSRLRKQAEAEELGAKVESLTGENLKLKSEINRLTVNSDHLKLQNAKLLEKLKKTRLEEATEDPRPEKSLSLSTANLLARVDNGSGSVVGEATSSGSGAPLHQLMDASPRADAVAAS; encoded by the exons ATGGTTAGCTCTGAAGAAGTAAAGGATTCCAAGTCTGAAGACACGTCTTCGCCTCCTCAG GAGCAGCAGCAGACCACTCATGCATATTCTGATTGGGCAGCCATGCAG GCTTATTATGGCCCCAGAATGGTTATGCCACCATACTTCAATCCGGCTATTGCGTCTGGTCATCCTCATCCGCCTTATATGTGGGGTCCAATGCAG CATATGATGCCACCTTATGGTGCAATGTATCCACATGGAGGTGTTTACACACATCCAGGAGTCACCATT TCAGCTAAGTCAACAGGGAATTCAGATCAAGGCTTAATTAAGAAGTTGAAAGAAGTTGATGGGTTGGCAATGTCAATAGGGAACATTAATGGAGGCAGTGCTGAAAATGGAAACTCTAATAG TGGGGAGACAGGAGGTTCTAGTGAAGGAAGTGAAAGGAATATTACAGAG GGAGCTAAAAATGGCCGGAAAAAGAGACGTGGGGGATCATCTACGAGTT CTGAAGTTGGCAAAACTGAGCACCATGATGCAACTGGAGGCTCCAAGAAAGTGATAGGTGTCACAGTTACTCCCGGGAAGATGGCCATTTCTACTGACTCAGGAAGCGAGTTTGAAGTTAAGATGTCTCCTGCAACTCCTAACATGACCATGGTGCCCAGCACTGGCATACTTCAGGTCCATGgg AATGAGCGAGAACTGAAAAGGGAGAAAAGAAAGCAGTCAAACCGAGAATCTGCCAGGAGGTCAAGATTAAGGAAACAG GCTGAAGCTGAAGAACTTGGTGCTAAAGTAGAATCCCTCACTGGCGAAAACTTGAAACTCAAGTCTGAGATTAACCGGTTAACTGTTAATTCAGATCATCTGAAGCTTCAAAATGCTAAACTACTG GAAAAACTTAAGAAAACACGACTTGAAGAAGCCACAGAAGATCCAAGGCCCGAAAAAAGTTTGTCTTTGAGCACTGCTAACCTTCTCGCTAGAGTTGACAACGGTTCAGGTTCTGTTGTTGGAGAGGCCACCAGCTCTGGTTCTGGTGCACCCCTGCATCAACTTATGGATGCTAGCCCCAGAGCTGATGCTGTTGCTGCAAGCTAA